A region from the Microcebus murinus isolate Inina chromosome 3, M.murinus_Inina_mat1.0, whole genome shotgun sequence genome encodes:
- the MFSD2B gene encoding sphingosine-1-phosphate transporter MFSD2B isoform X1 encodes MAEPPGPAPTAEAPPPQREALTSEPGPDSRAGRLSFCTKVCYGIGGVPNQVASSATAFYLQLFLLDVAQIPAAQVSFVLFGGKVSGAAADPVAGFLINRSRRSMSGRLMPWVLGCTPFVALAYFFLWFLPPFTSLRGLWYTIFYCLFQALATFFQVPYTALTMLLTSSPRERDSATAYRMTLEMAGTLMGATVHGLIVSGAHGPHSCEDAVLPGPAAVSPDAACLYSIAAAVVVVIYPVCSGLLCLGVKERPDAADPASGQGLSFLAGLGLTACHPPFLKLVLSFLFISAAVQVEQNYLVLFCTHASRLHDHVQSLVLTILVSAVLSTPLWEWVLQRFGKRTTAFGICMMVPFAILLAAVPTAPVAYVVAFVSGVSIAVSLLLPWSMLPDVVDDFQLQHQHGPGVETIFYSSYVFFTKLSGAGALGISTLSLEFAGYKAGACQQAEEVVVTLKVLIGAVPTCMILAGLCILMAGPTPKGPSQDTSRQPSLRRWAPAHTGTHRRAQGRALTWD; translated from the exons ATGGCCGAGCCGCCTGGACCGGCCCCGACCGCGGAGGCGCCGCCGCCCCAGCGGGAAGCGCTCACCTCGGAGCCCGGCCCG GACAGCAGAGCTGGTCGCCTCTCTTTCTGTACGAAGGTGTGCTATGGCATTGGTGGGGTCCCCAACCAGGTGGCTTCCAGTGCCACAGCCTTTTACCTACAGCTCTTCCTGCTTGATGTGGCACAG ATCCCTGCTGCCCAGGTGTCATTTGTCCTGTTTGGAGGGAAAGTGTCTGGGGCAGCTGCCGACCCAGTGGCTGGGTTCCTCATCAACAGGAGCAGGAGGTCCATGTCAGGACGACTCATGCCCTG GGTGCTGGGCTGCACCCCCTTTGTCGCCTTGGCCTACTTCTTCCTGTGGTTCCTGCCCCCGTTCACCAGCCTGCGCGGGCTCTGGTACACAATCTTCTACTGCCTGTTCCAGGCCCTGGCCACG TTCTTCCAGGTGCCCTACACGGCGCTCACCATGCTCCTGACGTCCAGCCCGAGGGAGCGGGACTCGGCCACCGCCTACC GGATGACCCTGGAGATGGCGGGGACGCTGATGGGGGCCACCGTGCACGGGCTCATCGTGTCGGGGGCCCACGGGCCCCACAGCTGCGAGGACGCTGTGCTCCCCGGGCCGGCCGCCGTCTCCCCTGACGCC GCTTGTCTCTACTCCATTGCAGCCGCCGTGGTGGTCGTGATTTACCCCGTGTGCAGTGGTCTGCTCTGCCTAGGGGTGAAGGAGCGGCCAG ACGCTGCTGACCCAGCCTCAGGCCAAGGCCTGAGCTtcctggctgggctggggctcaCCGCCTGCCACCCACCCTTCCTGAAGCTGGTGCTCTCCTTCCTGTTCATCTCAGCTGCCGTTCAG GTGGAGCAGAACTACCTGGTCCTCTTCTGTACGCACGCCTCCCGGCTGCATGACCACGTCCAGAGCCTGGTGCTCACCATCCTG GTCTCGGCCGTGCTGAGCACCCCGCTGTGGGAGTGGGTGCTCCAACGGTTTGGGAAGAGGACCACGGCCTTCGGGATCTGT ATGATGGTGCCTTTTGCAATCTTGCTGGCTGCTGTGCCCACAGCCCCTGTGGCATATGTCGTGGCCTTTGTATCTGGCGTGAGCATTGCTGTGTCCTTGCTGCTACCCTG GTCCATGCTGCCCGACGTGGTGGATGACTTTCAGCTGCAGCACCAGCACGGGCCAGGCGTGGAGACCATCTTCTATTCCTCCTACGTCTTCTTCACGAAGCTGTCAGGCGCAGGCGCCCTGGGCATCTCCACCCTCAGTCTGGA GTTCGCGGGGTATAAGGCAGGAGCCTGCCAGCAGGCGGAGGAGGTGGTGGTTACCCTCAAGGTCCTCATCGGTGCTGTGCCCACCTGCATGATCCTCGCCGGGCTGTGCATCCTCATGGCCGGCCCCACTCCAAAGGGACCAAGCCAGGACACCTCCCGCCAGCCGAGCCTTAGGAGGTGGGCCCCcgcacacacgggcacacacagGCGGGCACAGGGACGTGCACTGACATGGGACTAA
- the MFSD2B gene encoding sphingosine-1-phosphate transporter MFSD2B isoform X2, with protein sequence MAEPPGPAPTAEAPPPQREALTSEPGPDSRAGRLSFCTKVCYGIGGVPNQVASSATAFYLQLFLLDVAQIPAAQVSFVLFGGKVSGAAADPVAGFLINRSRRSMSGRLMPWVLGCTPFVALAYFFLWFLPPFTSLRGLWYTIFYCLFQALATFFQVPYTALTMLLTSSPRERDSATAYRMTLEMAGTLMGATVHGLIVSGAHGPHSCEDAVLPGPAAVSPDAACLYSIAAAVVVVIYPVCSGLLCLGVKERPDAADPASGQGLSFLAGLGLTACHPPFLKLVLSFLFISAAVQVEQNYLVLFCTHASRLHDHVQSLVLTILVSAVLSTPLWEWVLQRFGKRTTAFGICMMVPFAILLAAVPTAPVAYVVAFVSGVSIAVSLLLPWSMLPDVVDDFQLQHQHGPGVETIFYSSYVFFTKLSGAGALGISTLSLEFAGYKAGACQQAEEVVVTLKVLIGAVPTCMILAGLCILMAGPTPKGPSQDTSRQPSLRRRTSYSLA encoded by the exons ATGGCCGAGCCGCCTGGACCGGCCCCGACCGCGGAGGCGCCGCCGCCCCAGCGGGAAGCGCTCACCTCGGAGCCCGGCCCG GACAGCAGAGCTGGTCGCCTCTCTTTCTGTACGAAGGTGTGCTATGGCATTGGTGGGGTCCCCAACCAGGTGGCTTCCAGTGCCACAGCCTTTTACCTACAGCTCTTCCTGCTTGATGTGGCACAG ATCCCTGCTGCCCAGGTGTCATTTGTCCTGTTTGGAGGGAAAGTGTCTGGGGCAGCTGCCGACCCAGTGGCTGGGTTCCTCATCAACAGGAGCAGGAGGTCCATGTCAGGACGACTCATGCCCTG GGTGCTGGGCTGCACCCCCTTTGTCGCCTTGGCCTACTTCTTCCTGTGGTTCCTGCCCCCGTTCACCAGCCTGCGCGGGCTCTGGTACACAATCTTCTACTGCCTGTTCCAGGCCCTGGCCACG TTCTTCCAGGTGCCCTACACGGCGCTCACCATGCTCCTGACGTCCAGCCCGAGGGAGCGGGACTCGGCCACCGCCTACC GGATGACCCTGGAGATGGCGGGGACGCTGATGGGGGCCACCGTGCACGGGCTCATCGTGTCGGGGGCCCACGGGCCCCACAGCTGCGAGGACGCTGTGCTCCCCGGGCCGGCCGCCGTCTCCCCTGACGCC GCTTGTCTCTACTCCATTGCAGCCGCCGTGGTGGTCGTGATTTACCCCGTGTGCAGTGGTCTGCTCTGCCTAGGGGTGAAGGAGCGGCCAG ACGCTGCTGACCCAGCCTCAGGCCAAGGCCTGAGCTtcctggctgggctggggctcaCCGCCTGCCACCCACCCTTCCTGAAGCTGGTGCTCTCCTTCCTGTTCATCTCAGCTGCCGTTCAG GTGGAGCAGAACTACCTGGTCCTCTTCTGTACGCACGCCTCCCGGCTGCATGACCACGTCCAGAGCCTGGTGCTCACCATCCTG GTCTCGGCCGTGCTGAGCACCCCGCTGTGGGAGTGGGTGCTCCAACGGTTTGGGAAGAGGACCACGGCCTTCGGGATCTGT ATGATGGTGCCTTTTGCAATCTTGCTGGCTGCTGTGCCCACAGCCCCTGTGGCATATGTCGTGGCCTTTGTATCTGGCGTGAGCATTGCTGTGTCCTTGCTGCTACCCTG GTCCATGCTGCCCGACGTGGTGGATGACTTTCAGCTGCAGCACCAGCACGGGCCAGGCGTGGAGACCATCTTCTATTCCTCCTACGTCTTCTTCACGAAGCTGTCAGGCGCAGGCGCCCTGGGCATCTCCACCCTCAGTCTGGA GTTCGCGGGGTATAAGGCAGGAGCCTGCCAGCAGGCGGAGGAGGTGGTGGTTACCCTCAAGGTCCTCATCGGTGCTGTGCCCACCTGCATGATCCTCGCCGGGCTGTGCATCCTCATGGCCGGCCCCACTCCAAAGGGACCAAGCCAGGACACCTCCCGCCAGCCGAGCCTTAGGAG GAGGACCAGCTACAGCCTCGCCTGA
- the WDCP gene encoding LOW QUALITY PROTEIN: WD repeat and coiled-coil-containing protein (The sequence of the model RefSeq protein was modified relative to this genomic sequence to represent the inferred CDS: deleted 1 base in 1 codon), with the protein MELGKGKLLRTGLNALYQAIHPIHGLAWTDGSQVFLTDLQLHNGEAKFGNSKVIGQFEHVCGLSWAPAGPTDIPALLAVRHEKHVTVWLLCPSTMETSKWLMSQTCEIRESLPVLPQGCLWHPKNPVLTVLTTQDVSVFPDVQYDSSRVKADISILSHIHCACWTQDGQRLVVAVGSSLQSYIWDSAEKTLQKYSFCPVFEVDSRICSISATVDSQVAIATELPLDKICGLNASDIFDVPPNGEDPNGEDTSMYNFPVTGDVPCMDEGATVTETNSEIPLSPSCLDPLDLTGMQFSQHNSEGSSLISLGKKDYLTGTGQDSSHLVLVTFKEAVPMSRKVTIPGILVPDLIAFNLKAQVVAVASNTCNIILIYSVMVCPVPSIQQIHLENTERPKGICFLTDKLLLILVGKRKFIDTAFPPSSKSDQYDIHLIVKEVMLEEEPSATSNERQSAYSTFRAPLNKADRKQLIEGLSPDFCYQNTGLFLTANTSSQSGSPGGKLIEEIQRPLSSICDGPIAPETLDTKPVTQSETLPKHNSTPDHTSTLEPTSLSQRQNLQREKETSQLPKEVEILSRKLTEMQQCLSELTHFLHSGKKPSSAYPLFQDPPYVHIVYQKLHYAGPVVEKRAVLLCDDKLRLSTVQQTFGLSLIVNSIASAISLITFVFYLKKLHYAGPVVEKRAVLLCDDKLRLSTVQQTFGLSLIEMLHDSHWILLSADNEGFIPLTFTATQEIIIRDGSLSRSDVFKDCLSQPGSLSSLKVFKDLTVQNLVITGCSNHLASMAWYLFAEQTDTRPYSTQQSICCVALQDETVTKQGLFSTVNSRQ; encoded by the exons ATGGAGTTGGGGAAAGGAAAACTGCTCAGGACTGGACTGAATGCATTGTATCAAGCAATACACCCAATCCATGGCCTTGCCTGGACTGATGGGAGTCAGGTATTCCTAACGGATTTACAGCTTCACAATGGAGAAGCCAAGTTTGGGAACTCCAAAGTCATTGGACAATTTGAACATGTCTGTGGGCTGTCCTGGGCCCCAGCTGGTCCAACTGACATACCTGCTCTGCTTGCTGTCCGCCACGAGAAGCATGTCACTGTGTGGCTGCTGTGTCCCAGCACTATGGAGACAAGCAAATGGCTGATGTCTCAGACCTGTGAGATTAGAGAATCACTTCCTGTCCTTCCCCAGGGTTGTTTGTGGCATCCAAAAAATCCTGTCCTGACTGTGTTGACTACACAGGATGTTTCTGTTTTCCCTGATGTTCAGTATGACAGTTCCCGGGTAAAAGCAGACATCAGCATACTGAGCCACATTCACTGTGCCTGTTGGACCCAGGATGGCCAGAGGCTGGTGGTGGCAGTAGGCAGCAGCCTGCAGTCTTATATTTGGGACAGTGCTGAAAAGACTCTTCAGAAGTATTCCTTCTGCCCAGTGTTTGAAGTGGACAGCCGCATCTGCTCCATCAGTGCAACTGTGGACTCACAGGTTGCTATAGCCACTGAGCTTCCGCTAGATAAGATCTGTGGCCTAAATGCATCTGACATCTTTGACGTTCCCCCTAATGGTGAAGACCCTAATGGTGAAGACACTTCTATGTATAATTTCCCAGTTACTGGTGACGTGCCCTGTATGGATGAAGGTGCAACTGTTACTGAAACAAATTCTGAAATACCACTTTCTCCTTCATGTTTAGATCCTCTGGACCTCACTGGTATGCAGTTCAGTCAACATAACTCTGAGGGTAGTTCTCTTATTTCTCTAGGAAAAAAGGACTATCTGACAGGAACAGGCCAGGATTCTTCACATTTAGTCCTTGTGACCTTTAAGGAAGCAGTTCCCATGAGCAGAAAAGTCACCATTCCAGGCATTTTGGTTCCTGATCTAATAGCATTTAATCTTAAAGCACAGGTAGTGGCAGTGGCTTCTAACacttgtaatataattttgatCTATTCTGTCATGGTATGTCCTGTGCCAAGCATCCAGCAAATTCACCTAGAGAATACTGAAAGACCAAAAGGCATATGTTTCTTGACAGacaaattattattgattttggTGGGAAAACGGAAATTCATTGATACAGCATTTCCTCCTTCTTCAAAGTCGGATCAGTATGACATTCATTTGATTGTTAAAGAAGTAATGTTGGAAGAAGAACCTTCAGCAACCTCAAATGAAAGGCAGAGTGCCTACTCTACTTTCAGGGCTCCGTTAAATAAAGCAGATAGAAAACAGTTAATTGAAGGTCTTTCCCCAGATTTTTGTTACCAGAACACAGGGCTCTTCTTAACAGCTAATACCAGTAGTCAGAGTGGAAGTCCTGGAGGAAAGCTTATTGAAGAAATCCAGAGACCTTTGTCCAGCATCTGTGATGGCCCCATAGCCCCAGAGACACTCGACACTAAGCCAGTTACCCAGTCAGAGACACTGCCCAAGCACAACAGCACACCCGACCACACCAGCACACTGGAGCCTACTAGTTTGTCTCAAAGACAGAACTTGCAAAGGGAAAAGGAAACTTCTCAGCTACCTAAGGAAGTGGAAATTTTATCTAGGAAACTCACCGAAATGCAGCAATGTCTTTCTGAACTCACACACTTTCTACATAGTGGGAAGAAACCTTCTTCAGCGTATCCACTCTTTCAGGATCCTCCTTATGTTCACATTGTTTACCAG aaactCCATTATGCAGGTCCTGTTGTTGAAAAAAGAGCGGTGCTTCTCTGCGACGACAAACTAAGGCTCAGTACAGTTCAGCAGACTTTTGGCCTCTCTCTCATTGTTAACTCCATTGCTTCTGCAATCAGTttaataacttttgttttttatttgaagaaactCCATTATGCAGGTCCTGTTGTTGAAAAAAGAGCGGTGCTTCTCTGCGACGACAAACTAAGGCTCAGTACAGTTCAGCAGACTTTTGGCCTCTCTCTCATTGAAATGCTGCATG acTCCCACTGGATCCTTCTCTCTGCTGACAACGAGGGCTTTATCCCATTAACTTTCACAGCCACACAGGAAATAATCATAAGAGATGGCAGCCTGTCCAGGTCAGATGTCTTCAAAGACTGTTTGTCTCAGCCTGGATCC CTGTCTTCTCTTAAAGTCTTTAAAGACCTTACTGTCCAAAATTTAGTTATCACTGGCTGTTCTAACCACTTAGCCAGTATGGCCTGGTATCTGTTTGCCGAGCAAACAGATACCAGGCCATACTCTACACAGCAGAGCATTTGCTGTGTAGCTCTTCAGGATGAGACTGTTACAAAACAAGGTCTGTTTTCCACTGTGAACTCTCGGCAGTGA